One genomic segment of Rhizorhabdus phycosphaerae includes these proteins:
- the recJ gene encoding single-stranded-DNA-specific exonuclease RecJ: MRSPVLNVTRSILGQPWHWRGGAVDGIDANFEPDDLVAQLLMARGCPRDAIEAHRTPTIRAFMPDPSIFRDMDRAAERLADAVQAGEKVTIFGDYDVDGATSAALLIRLLRMLGLEAGAYIPDRLMEGYGPSGEALLRIGEGGSRLIVTVDCGAQAFEALQLASDAGIEVIVVDHHKCAVALPRAFALVNPNRLDEDEGAAHGHLAAVGVAFLLGAALIRVLRQRGWFATRPEPRLMDLLDIVALGTVADVASLRGLNRAFVAQGIKVMAGRRNIGLAALIEASRLERAPTCTDLGFALGPRINAGGRVGKSDLGVRLLTTEDRDEARVIAAELDRLNEERRTIEKLVQEQAEEMADRLANRSVPVVAGTGWHPGVIGIVAGRLKEKLGRPAIVIALDEAGIGKGSGRSISGVDLGAAILAAKDMGLLVAGGGHAMAAGVTVAPGGVDALADFLDDRLASDVSRARDDRALLLDAVVAPGGVTPSLVEALEAGGPYGAGWPSPRIAAGAVRVIRADVVGNGHVRTVVSGRDGRSIKTIAFRAADNALGQSLLGAGADRTLWIAGRPKIDDWGNRPAAELHVEDAAWAD, encoded by the coding sequence ATGCGATCCCCCGTCCTCAACGTCACCCGTTCGATCCTCGGCCAGCCCTGGCATTGGCGGGGCGGGGCGGTCGATGGGATCGACGCCAATTTCGAACCCGACGATCTGGTCGCCCAGCTTCTGATGGCGCGCGGCTGCCCGCGCGACGCGATCGAGGCGCACCGCACCCCGACGATCCGCGCCTTCATGCCCGATCCGTCGATCTTCCGCGACATGGACCGCGCGGCCGAGCGCCTTGCCGACGCGGTGCAGGCGGGGGAGAAGGTCACCATCTTCGGAGATTATGACGTCGACGGGGCGACGTCGGCGGCGCTGCTGATCCGCCTGCTGCGGATGCTGGGGCTGGAGGCGGGTGCCTATATCCCCGACCGGCTGATGGAGGGCTATGGCCCCTCGGGCGAGGCCTTGCTGCGGATCGGGGAGGGCGGCTCGCGCCTGATCGTCACGGTCGATTGCGGCGCGCAGGCGTTCGAGGCGCTGCAACTGGCCAGCGACGCCGGGATCGAGGTGATCGTCGTCGACCACCACAAATGCGCCGTCGCCCTTCCGCGCGCCTTCGCGCTGGTCAATCCGAACCGTCTGGATGAGGATGAGGGCGCCGCGCATGGCCATCTGGCGGCGGTGGGGGTCGCCTTCCTGCTCGGCGCCGCGCTGATCCGCGTGCTGCGCCAGCGCGGCTGGTTTGCGACGCGTCCCGAGCCGCGCCTGATGGACCTGCTCGACATCGTCGCGCTGGGCACCGTCGCCGACGTGGCATCGCTGCGCGGGCTCAACCGGGCCTTCGTCGCGCAGGGGATCAAGGTGATGGCCGGGCGCCGCAATATCGGCCTCGCCGCGCTGATCGAGGCGTCGCGGCTCGAACGCGCGCCGACCTGCACCGATCTGGGCTTCGCGCTGGGCCCGCGCATCAATGCCGGCGGTCGGGTCGGCAAGTCCGACCTGGGCGTGCGCCTGCTGACGACCGAGGACCGGGACGAGGCGCGCGTGATCGCCGCCGAGCTCGACCGCCTCAACGAGGAACGCCGCACGATCGAGAAGCTGGTGCAGGAACAGGCCGAGGAAATGGCCGACCGGCTGGCGAACCGCTCCGTCCCCGTCGTGGCGGGCACGGGCTGGCATCCGGGCGTGATCGGCATCGTCGCAGGGCGCCTCAAGGAAAAGCTCGGCCGCCCCGCGATCGTCATCGCGCTCGACGAGGCCGGGATCGGCAAGGGTTCCGGCCGCTCGATTTCGGGCGTCGATCTCGGCGCGGCCATACTCGCGGCGAAGGACATGGGCTTGCTCGTTGCCGGCGGCGGCCATGCGATGGCGGCGGGGGTCACCGTGGCGCCGGGCGGGGTCGATGCGCTGGCCGACTTCCTCGACGACCGCCTTGCCTCAGATGTGTCTCGCGCCCGCGACGACCGTGCGCTGCTGCTCGACGCGGTGGTGGCGCCCGGAGGGGTCACCCCGTCGCTGGTCGAGGCGCTGGAGGCCGGAGGCCCCTATGGCGCCGGCTGGCCCTCTCCGCGTATCGCGGCGGGCGCCGTGCGCGTGATCCGCGCCGATGTGGTCGGCAATGGCCATGTCCGCACCGTCGTGTCGGGCCGCGATGGCCGCTCGATCAAAACGATCGCCTTCCGCGCGGCCGACAATGCGCTGGGCCAGTCGCTGCTGGGCGCCGGCGCCGACCGGACGCTGTGGATCGCGGGTCGCCCGAAGATCGACGACTGGGGCAACCGCCCCGCCGCCGAGCTCCACGTCGAGGATGCCGCCTGGGCCGACTGA
- the glpX gene encoding class II fructose-bisphosphatase: MVMASKALDRVLVLEMVRVTEAAAIAASKLIGRGDEKAADHAAVEAMREAFNGLDFDGTVVIGEGERDEAPMLYIGEKVGSGIGTGPKIDIALDPLEGTTITAKAGPNALAVLAIAEEGGLLNAPDVYMDKLAIGPGYEAGIVGLDRSPTENVKALAKAKGVEPDEIIACVLDRPRHEKLIAELRSLGCGIVLIPDGDVAGVIAVTNPDTTIDIYMGSGGAPEGVLAAAALKCVGGQFEGRLLFRNEDEKSRARRWGVTDFDRIYKLDDLVKGDAIFAATGVTDGSLLEGVKRRANGLMTTESVVMRASSGTVRWVKGEHRKTR, translated from the coding sequence ATGGTGATGGCAAGCAAGGCCCTCGACCGGGTCCTCGTTCTGGAGATGGTGCGTGTAACCGAGGCTGCGGCGATCGCCGCGTCGAAGCTGATCGGCCGTGGCGACGAGAAGGCCGCCGACCATGCGGCGGTCGAAGCGATGCGCGAGGCGTTCAACGGCCTCGACTTCGACGGCACCGTCGTGATCGGCGAGGGCGAGCGCGACGAAGCCCCGATGCTCTACATCGGCGAGAAGGTCGGCTCGGGCATCGGCACCGGCCCGAAGATCGACATCGCGCTCGATCCGCTCGAAGGCACCACCATCACCGCCAAGGCCGGGCCCAATGCGCTGGCCGTGCTGGCGATCGCCGAAGAGGGCGGCCTGCTCAACGCGCCCGACGTCTATATGGACAAGCTCGCGATCGGCCCCGGCTATGAAGCCGGCATCGTTGGCCTCGACCGCAGCCCGACCGAGAATGTCAAGGCGCTGGCCAAGGCCAAAGGTGTCGAGCCCGACGAGATCATCGCCTGCGTGCTTGATCGTCCGCGCCACGAAAAGCTGATCGCCGAGCTGCGCTCGCTTGGTTGCGGCATCGTCCTGATCCCCGACGGCGACGTCGCGGGCGTGATCGCGGTGACCAACCCCGACACGACGATCGACATCTACATGGGCTCGGGCGGCGCGCCGGAAGGCGTGCTCGCGGCGGCTGCGCTCAAGTGCGTCGGCGGCCAGTTCGAGGGCCGTCTGCTGTTCCGCAACGAGGACGAGAAGTCGCGCGCGCGCCGCTGGGGCGTCACCGATTTCGACCGGATCTACAAGCTCGACGACCTGGTGAAGGGCGACGCCATCTTCGCCGCGACCGGCGTCACCGACGGTTCGCTGCTCGAAGGCGTCAAGCGCCGCGCCAACGGCCTGATGACCACCGAGAGCGTCGTGATGCGCGCCTCCTCTGGCACCGTCCGCTGGGTCAAGGGCGAGCACCGCAAGACCCGCTGA
- a CDS encoding homoserine dehydrogenase → MSQPLRVALAGLGTVGAGVVKLIDENRTLIERRAGRPIEVVAVSARDRSRDRGIDLARFAWVDDATTLAAAHDVDVVVELVGGADGPALTLARETLAAGKPFVTANKAMIAHHGIELATIAEKQGVALKYEAAVAGGIPVIKGLREGAAANVISHVFGILNGTCNYILSEMEEKGSSFAEVLAEAQRLGYAESDPSFDIDGVDAAHKLSILSSLAFGTAVDFGSIAVTGIRHVIAADIAEAAALGYRVRLVGHGEANDKGLFQRVHPCLVPLSHPLAHVSGSLNAVVAHGNFVGQLFFQGRGAGEGPTASAVVADLIDIARGETGPAFAMPVAALAKPAPAKAGDRRGRAYLRFTVADRPGVLAELTAAMRDAGVSIESLIQRGASEDGNVLIAMVTHVGPERAVVDALDRLEGSQSLAGKPMLMHILDD, encoded by the coding sequence ATGTCGCAGCCGTTGAGGGTGGCGCTCGCGGGCCTGGGTACGGTCGGTGCCGGGGTCGTCAAGTTGATCGACGAGAACCGCACGCTGATCGAGCGCCGGGCCGGGCGTCCGATCGAGGTCGTCGCGGTTTCGGCACGCGACCGGTCGCGCGATCGCGGTATCGATCTCGCGCGTTTCGCGTGGGTCGACGATGCGACGACGCTGGCCGCCGCGCATGACGTCGACGTCGTGGTCGAGCTGGTCGGCGGCGCCGACGGACCCGCGCTGACGCTGGCGCGCGAGACGCTGGCTGCGGGCAAACCCTTCGTCACCGCCAACAAGGCGATGATCGCGCATCATGGCATCGAACTCGCCACCATCGCCGAGAAGCAGGGCGTCGCGCTGAAATATGAAGCGGCGGTCGCGGGCGGCATCCCGGTGATCAAGGGGCTGCGCGAAGGCGCTGCCGCCAATGTCATCAGCCATGTCTTCGGCATCCTCAACGGCACCTGCAATTATATCCTCTCCGAGATGGAGGAGAAGGGCAGCAGCTTTGCCGAGGTCCTCGCCGAGGCGCAGCGTCTGGGCTATGCCGAGTCCGATCCCAGCTTCGACATCGACGGCGTAGATGCCGCGCACAAGCTGTCGATCCTGTCCAGCCTGGCCTTCGGTACGGCGGTCGACTTCGGTTCGATCGCGGTGACCGGCATCCGCCACGTGATTGCCGCCGATATCGCCGAGGCTGCCGCTCTCGGCTATCGCGTCCGCCTGGTCGGCCATGGCGAGGCCAACGACAAGGGGCTGTTCCAGCGTGTCCACCCCTGCCTCGTCCCGCTCAGCCACCCGCTCGCCCATGTCTCAGGTTCGCTCAACGCGGTCGTGGCGCACGGCAATTTCGTCGGCCAGCTCTTCTTCCAGGGGCGCGGCGCTGGCGAGGGGCCGACCGCGTCGGCGGTAGTCGCCGACCTGATCGACATCGCACGGGGCGAGACCGGGCCGGCCTTCGCCATGCCCGTCGCGGCCCTTGCAAAGCCCGCCCCGGCAAAGGCGGGCGACCGTCGCGGTCGTGCCTATCTGCGCTTCACCGTCGCCGACCGCCCGGGCGTGCTGGCCGAGCTGACCGCGGCGATGCGCGATGCGGGTGTCTCGATCGAAAGCCTCATCCAGCGCGGCGCGTCGGAGGATGGCAATGTGCTGATCGCGATGGTCACCCATGTCGGTCCCGAGCGGGCCGTGGTCGATGCGCTCGACCGGCTGGAAGGCTCCCAGAGCCTTGCCGGCAAGCCGATGCTCATGCACATTCTCGACGACTGA
- a CDS encoding OsmC family protein produces the protein MIVRSGSATYSGLGKDGKGHVSTQSGILSDQPYGFNTRFEDGKGTNPEELIAAAHASCFTMALSFALAGAGYTAGELKTEAKISLDKDGAGFKVTRSALTLVAQVDGIDEEEFGRIADEAKANCPISKLLNAEITLDRKLV, from the coding sequence ATGATCGTTCGTAGCGGATCCGCCACCTATTCGGGTCTCGGCAAGGACGGGAAGGGGCATGTCTCGACCCAGTCGGGTATCCTGTCCGACCAGCCTTATGGTTTCAACACCCGATTCGAGGACGGCAAGGGCACCAATCCCGAAGAGCTTATCGCGGCGGCGCATGCGTCCTGCTTCACCATGGCGCTGAGCTTCGCCCTTGCGGGTGCGGGCTACACTGCGGGCGAGCTGAAGACCGAGGCCAAGATCTCGCTCGACAAGGACGGCGCCGGCTTCAAGGTCACGCGCTCGGCGCTTACGCTGGTGGCGCAGGTCGACGGGATCGACGAGGAGGAGTTCGGCCGCATCGCCGACGAGGCGAAGGCAAATTGCCCGATCTCGAAGCTGCTCAATGCGGAGATCACGCTCGACCGCAAGCTGGTCTGA
- a CDS encoding alpha/beta hydrolase encodes MMTRLTVAGLALVLGGALAIAACSPLRTFDAVMPKDGSSRKVAGDVAYGEGPRRMLDIYAPVDRASGGKLPIIVFFYGGSWADGTREGYHFAGRALAGQGFLTIVPDYRLVPEVRFPGFLQDCAAAVHWARAHAAQYGGDPDRIVLVGHSAGAYNAAMLALDPQWLGADRAAVRGFAGLAGPYDFLPLKGDVVERTFGAWPRADETQPIHYASASSPPTLLLHGGEDGTVWPKNSINLSRRLKAAGTESELRVYPKTGHVGIVTGLAKPFRGDVPVLKDIAAFAHRVTAK; translated from the coding sequence ATGATGACAAGACTGACCGTGGCGGGGCTCGCCCTTGTTCTGGGCGGGGCGCTGGCGATCGCGGCCTGTTCGCCGCTGCGTACCTTCGACGCAGTGATGCCCAAGGATGGCAGCAGCCGGAAAGTCGCCGGGGACGTCGCCTATGGCGAAGGCCCGCGCCGAATGCTCGACATCTATGCGCCAGTCGATCGGGCTTCAGGCGGCAAGCTGCCGATCATCGTCTTCTTCTATGGCGGATCCTGGGCGGACGGGACGCGCGAAGGCTATCATTTCGCGGGCCGCGCGCTTGCCGGTCAGGGCTTCCTGACGATCGTGCCCGATTATCGCCTGGTCCCCGAAGTGCGCTTCCCGGGCTTTCTCCAGGACTGCGCCGCCGCGGTCCACTGGGCCCGAGCCCATGCCGCGCAATATGGCGGCGACCCCGACCGGATCGTTCTCGTCGGCCATTCCGCCGGTGCCTATAATGCCGCCATGCTCGCGCTCGATCCCCAATGGCTGGGCGCGGATCGCGCCGCCGTGCGCGGTTTCGCGGGGCTGGCGGGTCCCTACGACTTCCTGCCGCTGAAGGGCGATGTCGTCGAGCGGACCTTCGGCGCCTGGCCCCGCGCGGACGAGACCCAGCCGATCCATTATGCCTCTGCCTCTTCGCCGCCGACGCTTCTGCTTCACGGCGGGGAGGACGGCACAGTCTGGCCGAAGAACTCGATCAACCTCTCGCGCCGACTGAAGGCGGCCGGCACCGAGTCCGAGCTCCGCGTCTATCCCAAGACCGGCCATGTCGGCATCGTCACCGGCCTCGCCAAGCCTTTCCGGGGCGACGTTCCGGTGCTCAAGGACATCGCCGCCTTCGCCCACCGGGTGACGGCGAAGTAG
- a CDS encoding alpha/beta fold hydrolase, with amino-acid sequence MGKKFYVCVAGGQIHGCRAGVGETPVILLHRTPVSSSSFSLVMKYLERAGQASVALDTPGFGQSFTPQGAPNARDYGLWLLEAIDALGIDRFHLVGHHTGTHFAAEIAAMVPERCLSLILSGVMMADQDERASTREDMASVPAVDRDGTYITDTFALMRSLFLDPVPELVHAETLGALVAGRGRDLAFDAIFAQDFGAVLARVLKEGRTAVRVVQASDDPFTLNGMLSKVRQQFPSVPVELIGPAFLATPERQSGAFARSILRYTKGTESMNDRNRRYHLVRSAAGYDLVRSDADTPEPGVGEIVVRVHAVSINRRDIGVRDLSYPVNGADHFTPLSDAAGEIVAVGEGVTRWKAGDRVASAFLQNQPAGRLTLPGVLSALGAGGPGVFADHVVLSESGVVAIPDHWSYEEAACLPCAGVTAWSALRPLGNVQPGDSVAVIGTGGVALFAIQLAAAMGARPIVLSSSEDKIAQARLLGAVDAINYRECPEWGDELRKRTNGAGVDHVIELGGAGTLQKSVSALGLNGHLALIGALDGFGGTIDALPLIFSALRLSAVMVGSRKEHEDLVEFMVSKGLKPVIDSSYPFDQAEAAYARANHGAFGKVVVTLD; translated from the coding sequence ATGGGCAAGAAATTCTATGTCTGCGTAGCCGGCGGCCAGATTCACGGATGCAGGGCAGGGGTGGGCGAAACGCCGGTGATCCTCTTGCACCGAACGCCTGTTTCCTCCTCAAGCTTTTCACTCGTCATGAAATATCTGGAGCGTGCCGGGCAGGCATCTGTGGCGCTGGACACTCCCGGTTTCGGTCAAAGTTTCACGCCGCAGGGCGCTCCGAACGCGCGCGACTATGGGCTCTGGTTGCTTGAGGCGATCGATGCCCTCGGTATCGATCGCTTCCATCTCGTGGGACATCATACCGGCACGCATTTCGCTGCCGAGATTGCGGCGATGGTGCCCGAACGCTGTCTGTCGCTGATATTGTCGGGCGTCATGATGGCTGATCAGGATGAGCGCGCGTCGACTCGGGAAGACATGGCGAGTGTGCCGGCTGTCGATCGCGATGGCACCTACATCACCGACACATTCGCGCTGATGCGCTCGCTGTTTCTCGATCCTGTGCCCGAACTCGTCCATGCCGAGACCCTTGGAGCGCTGGTGGCCGGACGGGGACGCGACCTGGCCTTCGACGCGATCTTTGCTCAGGACTTTGGCGCTGTTCTGGCGAGGGTCCTGAAAGAAGGCCGCACCGCCGTGCGCGTAGTGCAGGCGAGCGACGATCCCTTCACCCTGAACGGGATGTTGAGCAAGGTACGGCAACAATTTCCGAGCGTGCCGGTCGAATTGATCGGCCCCGCTTTTCTCGCAACGCCCGAACGGCAGAGCGGTGCGTTCGCCCGTTCGATCCTGCGTTATACAAAAGGTACGGAAAGCATGAACGATCGCAATCGGCGCTACCATCTCGTCCGGAGCGCCGCCGGCTACGACCTCGTCAGGAGCGACGCCGACACACCCGAGCCTGGCGTCGGTGAGATAGTGGTTCGTGTCCACGCCGTATCGATCAATCGGCGCGATATCGGCGTCCGCGATCTTTCCTATCCGGTCAACGGCGCCGACCATTTCACGCCTCTCTCCGATGCAGCAGGCGAGATCGTGGCAGTAGGGGAAGGCGTGACGCGATGGAAGGCAGGCGACCGTGTGGCGTCTGCATTTCTGCAAAACCAGCCAGCGGGACGCCTTACTCTGCCTGGCGTTCTGTCTGCATTGGGCGCTGGGGGACCCGGCGTTTTTGCCGATCACGTCGTTCTTTCCGAAAGTGGGGTCGTCGCGATTCCGGACCATTGGAGCTACGAGGAGGCCGCATGTCTGCCATGCGCCGGCGTTACCGCGTGGTCTGCGTTGCGCCCCCTCGGCAACGTCCAGCCGGGTGACAGCGTGGCGGTAATCGGAACCGGCGGTGTGGCGTTGTTCGCGATTCAGCTTGCTGCAGCAATGGGCGCACGGCCGATCGTCCTGTCTTCCAGCGAGGATAAGATCGCGCAAGCCCGATTGCTCGGTGCCGTCGATGCCATCAATTACCGCGAGTGCCCGGAATGGGGCGATGAACTGCGCAAGCGGACCAATGGCGCCGGCGTAGATCATGTGATCGAGCTTGGTGGCGCGGGTACATTGCAGAAATCGGTTTCCGCTTTGGGGCTGAACGGGCATTTGGCCCTCATCGGGGCGCTCGATGGATTTGGCGGGACGATCGACGCCTTGCCCCTGATCTTCTCGGCTTTGCGCCTGAGTGCGGTGATGGTCGGCTCGCGCAAGGAACATGAAGACCTCGTGGAATTCATGGTCAGCAAAGGGCTGAAGCCCGTAATCGACAGCAGCTACCCCTTTGATCAGGCGGAGGCCGCTTACGCACGGGCCAATCACGGCGCCTTTGGCAAAGTGGTGGTCACCCTTGATTGA
- the recN gene encoding DNA repair protein RecN, producing MLTTLAIRDVVLIEALDLEFGPGLGTLTGETGAGKSILLDSLGLALGARADSGLVRTGAAQAIVSAGFDLPADHPAFALLAENGYEAEPGEALVIRRVVKADGGSRAFVNDQPASAATLRELGAMLVEIHGQHDDRGLINPRGHRLLLDSFGRLDVGRIAGLHAAWRQAEDALDAARTDLDNAARDREWLDHAVAELSRFGAEPGEEAILAAERADMQKGARLADDLTAVSAHLEGSDGGLAALRQAARRLDRIAPEHPLLAEALEALDRAVIEAGEAEDKLAAAAEAMRFDPARLETVETRLFELRALARKHRVEPEGLSALRDELAARLDRIEAGDAGLAALETAARNARAAYVEAAEQLSQARREAAARLDVAVAGELAPLKLDAARFRTVVETLPESGWTAAGRDRVEFEISTNPGAPFAPLMKIASGGELSRFILALKVALAEQGSATTMIFDEIDRGVGGAVASAIGERLQRLSRGAQLLVVTHSPQVAARGAHHWLIAKSHDGFVTRTGVRPLDEAERQEEIARMLSGAEITAEARAQAMRLLEVA from the coding sequence ATGCTGACCACGCTGGCGATCCGGGATGTCGTGCTGATCGAGGCGCTCGATCTGGAGTTCGGCCCCGGTCTGGGCACGCTGACCGGCGAGACCGGCGCGGGCAAGTCGATCCTGCTCGATTCGCTGGGACTTGCGCTCGGGGCGCGTGCCGACAGCGGCCTCGTCCGAACCGGCGCGGCACAAGCGATCGTATCGGCCGGCTTCGACCTGCCGGCCGACCATCCCGCCTTCGCCCTCCTCGCGGAAAATGGCTATGAGGCGGAGCCGGGCGAGGCGCTGGTCATCCGCCGGGTGGTCAAGGCCGATGGCGGCAGCCGCGCCTTCGTCAACGATCAGCCCGCATCGGCGGCCACGCTCCGCGAACTCGGCGCGATGCTCGTCGAGATTCACGGCCAGCATGACGATCGCGGCCTGATCAATCCGCGCGGACACCGCCTGCTGCTCGACAGCTTCGGGCGGCTCGACGTGGGACGCATCGCCGGTCTTCATGCTGCGTGGCGCCAGGCCGAGGATGCGCTGGACGCCGCGCGGACCGACCTGGACAATGCCGCGCGCGATCGTGAATGGCTCGACCATGCGGTCGCGGAGCTGAGCCGTTTCGGCGCCGAGCCCGGCGAGGAAGCCATCCTCGCAGCCGAGCGTGCCGACATGCAGAAGGGCGCCCGCCTTGCCGACGATCTTACGGCGGTCAGCGCGCACCTCGAAGGCTCTGACGGCGGGCTGGCGGCGCTGCGTCAGGCGGCGCGCAGGCTGGACCGCATCGCGCCCGAACATCCGCTGCTCGCCGAGGCGCTCGAGGCGCTCGATCGCGCCGTGATCGAGGCGGGCGAGGCAGAGGACAAGCTCGCCGCCGCCGCCGAGGCGATGCGCTTCGACCCCGCAAGGCTGGAGACGGTGGAGACCCGCCTGTTCGAGCTGCGCGCGCTGGCTCGCAAGCATCGGGTGGAGCCCGAGGGCCTATCTGCGCTCCGCGACGAACTGGCGGCCCGGCTCGACCGGATCGAAGCCGGAGACGCTGGCCTCGCCGCGCTGGAGACGGCGGCCCGCAATGCACGGGCGGCCTATGTCGAGGCTGCAGAGCAGCTGAGCCAGGCCCGCCGCGAGGCCGCCGCGCGGCTCGATGTCGCCGTGGCTGGCGAGCTTGCGCCACTGAAGCTCGACGCCGCGCGGTTCCGCACCGTCGTCGAGACGCTGCCCGAAAGCGGATGGACCGCTGCGGGCCGCGACCGTGTCGAGTTCGAGATCTCGACCAATCCGGGCGCTCCCTTCGCCCCGCTGATGAAGATCGCCAGCGGCGGCGAATTGTCGCGCTTCATCCTCGCGCTCAAGGTAGCGCTCGCCGAGCAGGGCTCCGCCACGACGATGATCTTCGACGAGATCGACCGCGGCGTCGGCGGTGCCGTTGCGAGCGCGATCGGCGAGCGGCTGCAGCGGCTGTCGCGCGGTGCACAATTGCTCGTCGTGACCCACAGCCCGCAGGTCGCCGCGCGCGGCGCGCATCATTGGCTGATCGCCAAGAGCCATGACGGCTTCGTCACGCGCACCGGCGTGCGGCCGCTCGACGAAGCCGAGCGTCAGGAAGAGATCGCCCGCATGTTGTCGGGTGCCGAAATCACCGCCGAGGCCCGGGCGCAGGCCATGCGCCTGCTCGAAGTGGCCTGA
- a CDS encoding FKBP-type peptidyl-prolyl cis-trans isomerase encodes MRFAKHLIALAIIGASAGVSVEARTLAGGTQVEDIVVGKGPEAVAGRSVTVHYTGWLYRGGKRSTKFDSSVGSEPFTFFLGAGEVIKGWDDGVVGMKVGGKRTLILPPAVAYGSEGDETIPPNSWLIFDIQLLKVE; translated from the coding sequence ATGCGCTTCGCCAAACATCTGATCGCACTGGCAATCATCGGTGCATCGGCGGGCGTCTCGGTCGAGGCGCGGACCCTTGCCGGAGGCACCCAGGTCGAGGACATCGTCGTCGGCAAAGGGCCGGAAGCCGTCGCCGGGCGATCCGTCACGGTCCATTATACCGGCTGGCTCTATCGCGGGGGCAAGCGATCGACCAAGTTCGACAGCTCGGTCGGGAGCGAGCCCTTCACCTTCTTCCTTGGCGCCGGCGAAGTCATCAAGGGCTGGGACGATGGCGTCGTCGGCATGAAGGTCGGCGGCAAGCGCACGCTGATCCTGCCGCCTGCCGTCGCTTATGGTTCGGAAGGCGACGAAACGATCCCGCCCAACAGCTGGCTGATCTTCGATATCCAGCTTCTGAAGGTCGAGTAA